The DNA sequence tatatatatatatatatatatatatatatatatatatatatatataatttgtgtgtgtgtgtgtgtgtgtgtgatatgtGTTTGGTTCTTTCAAAAAGATTGAGATatattgtaaaacatgtctttttagCCAGCATACTTTTTGAGTGAGTTTATGCAAGTCTGTCAATTGGCTTATTTAAGACGCTGCTAATTTAATCTTTTCCCCGTATTTACTGTGATTAGGATGTTGTTTTAGCTGAATTAAAAAcctgattgcaatgaaaatctgaaaatgctaaaaaagcatgcagctaattcaaagtgttttacagtatAGAGATGTAGATAATTCCCCCATTTCAACAATTGATTCACATACCCCAAAATGACAGTAACTATATGTAAATATACCTTAGCTactgtttgtaaacaaataaactattgatgatgatgtcatgacctttattttttttcctaatGTCTGATTTTCTTTCAGTGTTGCCAGGCCGGTATCGAGGTATCGTCTACCGAGGCAGTGTGTTCTTTGTTCACATTACTGCAACGATGCAAAGAAAGCAGAATCCCAGTCTGGGCTATCAGCCTGGTTCAGCAGGCAGTATGAGAAATATGAAACCGTTTACATGAACGCCTTAAAGAGGTTTCCCTTCCTTCATAAAGTCACAACAGTCTTCGTAAAAGGTAACTTGTCACTGTCAGTCCAGGGGAGTGAGCAAATCATTTTTAGATCCACATTGACAATGAAACATTAGCATATTTTCATACCAAACAGTTCTCACTAATGTGATCTGTGTTAGTGAATATTAAATCACTATGAATCTTGCACTATGAATTTTGCAatagtgaaaacaaaatactcCTTAGGGTTGAATTGGATTGTAATTATATACAACTCAGAGTGGATCTAGTGTTCCTCATCGTCATGGTACGTTGATTGAAAAAAGTTATGGAGAGGATGGGGAAAAGCAGAACAGTTTAGTTCATGTACTTACTGGAGCAGGAGGGTGGAGCCAAAATGGTGCCCTACAGTCAGTATGAAAATTGTGctgattttattttcttaaaGTGTGTACCAGAGGTCAGTAAACTTTCCGTCACTCACTTGCAGGTACTAAACAGCTATACAGAGACTGCAAAGAAGGAATGAGGATTCGGAAAATGGTGCGGAGTGGAACGCCATATCCAGAATTGACATGGAGGGAGATGTATGCTGTCAGGATGGTTTGTGgcttttttccttctttctcaAGTTGAGCAAGTTTCTGGTTGGACAAAGCAAACACATGTGACTAACTATATGACATAAGATACACACTTACAACATGCAAGGGTTTTAAAGCCCCATTAACTGTAtctttttgctgatttttttattagccagtttgaaatcaaatgcaacttatGTAAAAAAATGCTTACAGAAGTATGACCACAGAATGTTGGTGACGAACTTATAACTCagattttaaaggtatacagtcacctgtaatctaaatatgcccatatatggtcaaaggggcgatCCTTGGTATTCACAATGCCCATGcaagggcgctgtttttttaaaaagcggccacctgcttaaaatctgtgatttgttagattttctctttccatagtaactgtggcaaattggaacaggtgacagtatacctttaataactaaataatttgcaaatcaaatatggccgccacattTATATACTTATAAGTTTGTGAATTTTATCAGCCAAATCCAGTACTAAGGCTTAATTACAGGAATCTAAAAATCTCTCAAGATTGGATGGTATTTTTCTGGTAAGTAAAAGCAAAAGGATACAACTAGAAACAGCCATATCAGAATGCTAGTACCACCAGTGCATATTGCATAAAACTTCTTGTCTGAGAGAACTGCTTTCGAAGTTGAGAATGACTACTTTAATACACAGAGTGTGTTCTGTCCCTAGGATTAAACACAGTATGCCATAAGTATATGACAGATGTGCTGGATTATTAAAGTGATCCAAATTTTGATTTATCTGCAGATGATCCGAGATTTGAGAACAGTGATGCCAACGTTGGTGCTCTTGTCATTACCAATTCCTTTTTGGTTCTATGTCGCTCTTCCAGTTCTGTAAGTATGGCTTGATTAATTTCAGTAAAAATGTTTATAtctacaaattaaaaaaaatgaatggaGTAATATGTCAAGTTTATATAAACCAAAAGCCTTGATTTAGGGACATaaccaaatttttgaaagtatCGTAAGAatattgtttaaccctttgagtgcaaaagtcaacttttgttgccatGATAGAATATATCGCCAACAACTTTTTGACAACTTCACAtgtatggcaaataataaacactaagaaggtacaaaggacgtcggtgcccccgggccccatgttcccaaaattttggtcaaaaattttaccaaatgaaAAGTTGtggccatttggtccaaaactaccaaaataaaatataacaaattcataaaaattggtaaaatgttacattgaaattttaatggGAAAAATTCAGCACTCAAAGATTTAAGGGTTTGTCCATTTAGCTATGTAGAGATGATGGAGTGAAAATAGTTGCCACAATTAATTTTAACCGATATCTAAAAAGTTTTTGCCAACTAATGAGTACATGTGGGGAATAAAAACAACagcacaaaaatataaaatgttgcCATAGAGGGCGTTGTACACCGCTCTTCTTTTGAGTTACAAATGGCTGATTTTTTCAGACAAATTGCTTTGTAAATTTGTTCATTCACTCAAgccattcacagttatgtagatttgtttcaTTTGCCACTTTGTTGGAATAATTTTATCTTTTCCAAAAACGCAGTTGACATGACAGTTCCCAGTTATGGTTAAAAAGACAAGAGCTTACTATAGAACAAAAACTATCAGATCTATACAAAAGTTTCTGAAAATATGTttcactttttagctccgctgtcagcgacgcagagcttatcaaataggttgattttccgtcgtcgtcgtccgtcgtccgtcgtcgtcgtcgtcgtccgtcaacaattgccttctcctctgaaagtgcaagtccaattgctttgaaattttatatgcagttcacttggggtgaccacacttaagtttgttcaaattgtggtgaaatttgcatatttgtatttttggggcaatttttggtgtttttggtaaaaaaatcttcttctctgaaaccgcttgtccgattgctttgaaatttgatatgcagtttacttagggtgacttcagtcagatttgttcaaatcgtggtgaaatttgcatatttgtatttttaaggcaatttttgtcatttttggtaaaaaaatctttaaaaatcttcttcttcaaaactaccagtcagatagctttgatatttggtacatatgtccctagggatgatctatttcagatttgttcaaattgtgcagaaatatgcaaatttgcatttttaaggcaatttttgccatttttggtcaaaaatgtatttctcaaaaagtgctggtctaatagttttgaaatttggtacacacatttctatagatgaactgagtaatatatattgaatttctgatgaaatctgaaattttgtatttttggggcaatttttgccatttttggtcaaaaatgtgtatttccaaaactatttatctgatagctttgaaatttggtatacaggttcctacagataaactacatgatatttattgaaattgtgatgaaatctgcagttttgtatttttggggcaatttttgccatttttggtcaaaaaatgtgtatttccaaaactactcatctgatagctttgcaatttggtatacaggtttttacagaTCACCTGAATGACATTTgtcgaaattatgatgaaatctgcaattttgtaatttttgggcaatttttgccatttttggtctaaaatgttttctcaaaaattagtggtctgatagctttgaaatttggtatacaggtttctacagatgagttcagtaatatataatgaatttctgatgaaatctgtaattttgtattttgggggcaatttttgccatttttggtcaaaacgtgtatttccaaaactagtcatccgatagctttgaaatttggtatacaggtttctatagatgaactaaatgatatttattaaaaaataatgatgaaatctgcaattttgaatttttggggcaattttcccatttttggtcaaaaaatgtgtttctcaaaaagtactggtctaacagctttgaaatttggtatacaggtttctatatgtgaagttatgaactaatttgatctcttgaaattatgatgaaatctgcaatttcatttttcgggGCAGTTGTTGCCatctttggtcagaaaattttattctcaaaaaactactcatcagatagctttggttgacatgttcttagggatgatccgatgtgatatattcaaagtatgatgaaatcttcaattgtgtatttttgcagcttatttagccacttttttctggtctctgcattgagctatcaaagatttccaccttcctaatcaacatgtgtaaaaaatagttcttctctacataaacacagcggagctatatcgccgctaggtcgcttgtataatgttttctttgtttacaGATATTTATTTCCAAGACATCTCTTATCACATCAGTTTTATCAGCCAGAACAGAGAATCCCCTTTGCCCATTTAAACCATTACAGGAAGGCCAAGCAGTATGACAGTATCCTCCGATACTTGGAGACAAAGATGTCCGGTGTACATGACCCCAGTACTGCCGATGGTGCTAGAGCTATTACGGATAAGGTGCGGATGTGTATTACAGTGGGCCCACTGAGCTAAATTTGATGCACCACTGACTCCAGATAGCTGTCTTTTAAGACTTCGGATGAAAGACACCTGTGTTACATTTGTCTGAGAGCCACATTGATGTACTGTAATTGAGCTGATGCAATGAAAGTTCCAGACATTTGTGAATTGAGTCAGAGGGTTCAGAACAATTATAAGTTAGAGAGTAAACTTGTGTACTACCGCTCTAATGAAACATACGCCATAGACCCTACGTCATGGAGGGACTGTATTTATACTAACAACATAGCTATAATGTATGTCTTTTGCAGTGCATATATGACATGAGGATGTGTTTGTCATAGTTTTGCATAATAAACCATGCTTTATGGATCATCATGCTTTATAAATAGAACTTTGTCCAGGTTTTGGGGTGGGGGGGATGGTGTTAAGTAAATCTGTCACATATTCCGTCATCTTCCTTCAGTGTCACTTATACTCCTGTCACACCGTCAGGATAGGGTAGTGTTCTGTGAAAAATATAAGGATCAGTTCTAAGAGTGTGCATGCAATCTTCAATAGCTTTCAGAAAAGGGTAGTGATCTGTGTCAGTAGTAAGGCTGATTGCACAAGTGTCCTGTTGTACATTACtcttgtcattttgaaaatgttcatttgaTTCCGTTCAAATGAGGTCCAGGGCAGATGAAACTTACCTGCAAGCTCTGAACTCAATCTGGATCAcaatctgaaaacaaaacatattaTCGTTTGTAgtatttttaagaaaattttaatcaaaaCTTGATCTCAGCTATTCTGAGCATTCATAAAATTTTTTGTTGCTGTTTTTCAATTTGTAGCTTAAATCTGGTGTTCCAATCTGCCCAGAagatttgattgaaataaaacaattatttgTGGGGAGATTTTCTCTTCGGTTTCTGCCAAGGCATCAGTTGGTAAGTAGCTCTATGTTTCCTCAGCTATTAAAGCGTCCATGAAACTGTCTTACACACAAAGATCAGGACCCCTCATAGTGGCCCCTGGATGGTACCAATATATGATCATTTCCACAGTCGTTTATTGTGGGAATTTGCTGGATAATAGACAAAAGAGTAACATTGGCACTCCCTAAACGTTCTACCATTGACTTTTTTCGATTTTCTGAAGGTTACCCAATCTTTAAGTATGTAAACACATAAAGCATATCACATCTCCTCGATAGTGACGGGGACTGTATTATGAATTCTTCCCATTAAGTCACCAGTTCATTTTCAAGAGAGGAAAAAACCATTTCATAGGCCctctaaccctttgagtgctgtaattttttcccgccaaaatttgagtgccacattttaccaatttttatgaaattttctgtaatttttttgataattttggaccaaatggacataaaattCCATTGGCTAGactttcttatcaaaatttgggcaaaaatctgaaaaaaacttgACTGTGTAgcattttgtaaaggtgacaaacattgactttggcgctcaaagggttaaggttgCAATGTCCCTCTAGGACACATTTTCAGACTCCCCGTGTTATTCACTCTTCTTTGTTGATAACTGCAATATTTGGGAATTTTTGTGTAATTACCTTGAATACCTTGAATCAAAGGTTGTCTGCTTTCATCCTTGTGTGAAGGCAAATGATAATTTGTCCACTTATTTATGTAAGAACAAATCAATTATAACCAcctttgtgtttttgtaaatgGTGAGCAAGTTGCATTCTACCAAGGGATGGTAAAAGTGGTCTTTGCTATCCACGTCACTGGACAAGTTTTCAATCGCTGACCaccatctctctctctttatCTCTCTTGATCTCTCAAGCTCTCTCTCTGTCAATCTCTCTCTCGATCTCTGCCTTTGTCACAGGACAATATTTCAGCCTCCTCCCCTCCTCCCTCCCCCCAAAAAGAATCAGTTACAGTATATAATGGGATATTTAATTGTCATTCAGAAACGAATGTGCAGAGTATTTACCATGTGGCCCTACCTTCAGCCTGCCAACTTTCTCCGAAAACGACTCAACGTCTGCATCGGACAGCTTCATTTCATGGACACTGCAATCCAGAAGGAGGGAGTGGAGACACTCACAGTAGAGGAACTTCAAAAGGTGAGAATGAGTAATAGAATCTGAAAGATTGCGTGGACATTATTGGATATTAAATACAATGTGCCTGAGTGACAAATCttcagaaatatcaaaattgtcatCATCTGGACCATGGCATACTTCTTTTCAAAAAAGGACTGTTCGCAAATGACTTCATTTTGCTTTCATTTATATAAAGTactaaaatgaacatttgtccGCAAATTTAGACAACATTTTTGGGAAATACGCATGCAGTGATGACGAAATTACCTATATAGTTGACGGAAAATGTTGCAATGAACACCAAAAGACGTATTTAtagctcagactacaagctgcaacaatagccatgcatgcaacaagcaaaatttgtctgcatttcaaacAGCAGTGACCGATGTCACACACGTACATAGAGCTTTATTCAGTAGAATAAAAACTGTAACCTCAGACAGCGCTTTTGTAGGAAATTATTGCATGGTGTATGGAGTCATTTAGGGTGTGCCTAATctcgtttttcatcaaaatcaaaagcattcatttcgaatttcaaactattgaaaattcttggcagttttctttcaaacataaaaatttgTCTCATAATTGGCAGTTTCCCATtaaacttgaaatattttgttaaaatgtaaaGCTCTTACCTCGCTTTTTCCggaactttaaaaaaatcactcacACTTTGCTGTTGGACACCAACAGCTATAGTTTAAGACGCCGTGCAGATATACATTGCTGTATTATGATTTCTGTCAATGTCATCATTCAGGCAACATCATTGACATCACATTCAAATTTCTCAGGGAGCTCTATCTATGAAAGAAAACTTACAACCTCTCtcaaaaaattttacaaattttttgtttcattcacACACTTGCTCTTCTTTGTTGTGTAGGTTTGTTACGAGAGAGGTTTGGACAGTGCCGAGGCAGACAAGGAACagctttcaaaatggctgacagACTGGATCAGGATATCAACTGAAATatcaggtcagaggtcaaatcATCTAGTGATCAACAACAACTTCCTTTGGGGGATCAGCAAAATACATCGCAAACTTTTCAATCTTTCCATTAAGTTCCCTGTGACATTGGTTGTTCTCCAAGCAGTTTTCAAAGAATTTGGTCTCGCTGTTAGCCAGTACATGTTTCTCTTCTCAACAAATTACCTGAGAAGAAGTTCTAGCCATCCAAGTTCCATCTCCCATATACTTtcagtttcaaattttcatttttgtcaaaccaaGACATCTGCAAAAACATTGCATATACTTACAAGATTTGGAGCTGTTATTGCCATAAACATATTACATGAGATATCTCCACAAAGAACACATTTCAACCCCTACTACTTTCTTTTACAGTAGAATGCCCCCCTGGGagcagatattctgactctaaaattttcacaatacttttctgCTCTACAAAATGTGTGGGCTAATTTtgagctcttggagtaaataaaattttcagtcatatttttgtgaagagtaaaaatttcagttttccccatagagttcacacatggatggcagccattttgaatttcaaatactgtaaaatttcaggtgatttgtttctcttgtaccaaactttgcaaggtgacccttgatttttattcctgatttgatAGAGAATGGTTGAATTTCCCAttaggaaagtgagcaaaagtttaggtctttcactttttagGTACATACTGCCTTAATGAACTTACCAAGCCTTCCAATATTTtccagtgatgatgatgacaaagtCTGTGACAATTAAAAATTTGATAGTAAATTTTTTATATGATAAAATTAACTTTCACTCTGACAGTGTCTATTAAGCATCAGAGTTACATATCTGGTGAGGTAAAATTGTTTCTCTGTCTACCATTTCAGCCGCAGAAAACTCACTGCTGTTGTACAGTGCAGTATTACTCTCTGTCAACCATCCAACGCATCAACATCACAAGAAATACCTCAGACAGTGATTAAGCATCGCTGGAAATTATCCAACAAGTGCAAAGAATAGAAGATAGCAGGCGTAACTAGTGTTTGCATATTAATCTGCTTTTAAAGTGGCATTGTctttttttgtaacattttaaaaaaaatcttgttttgatACCGGTCTACCGATGGATCTTGAGAAATTGAGAGTAAAAAATATGAATTGCAAGGTGACTTTCAGATTCTGATGTCTCATGGCTGTGTCTGAATTTTAAGGACACAATTCAAATTTGTGACATCACATTGATGGGCACAATTCTGAGGAGTCCACAAGAAGTACACCACTACATTGTACTAAACAGTACACTCACTGCTTTTAGAACGCATCCAAATCTCAGATACAAGAGTTCCACTGACCAACTTTCAATCTCCTGAATGCAAAACTCAGTGTGccattaaaatgaaaacttttccCAAAAAAGttgagttttttttgttttttttgatgTCGCTAGATCCAGGTATAAGTGCAGCATCAAGAATAGACTGTAAGTATTAAAATGAAACGTATAGAAAACGTGAAAAAGGGACTGccactttaacctgttcacccccaattgcctgtgaacaggtccactatcaccattgataacaatggatttgggccaaaccatggtggtgaaagggttaagtgacAGAGATATTCACACTATGATCAACATGACTGGTGCTACTGTTTACAATTGAAGACACTGTCACGCAGAACGAGAGTTTATTCCATTAGAAAGAGTATTACTCGCCTAGTTCCATCACAGAGAAAATCACCAGCTACTAGACACTTATGTTGAATATTCGTCAGACATGGCATGACAATTTGATGGCTCAGCACTTTTCCGTCAAGGGCACCAAGTCTGTAAATGTTATCAGGGTTTCCCAATGGTTTGTTCATTTGACTCTGAGCATACTGATACAACTTTGTGAATAAAGTAACTGAATTTGAAGGAATGTCCCTGAGCCATTTACCCCAGTATGTTGCCACTCATTTGCAAAATGGTCACAGCCAATAGTCTCTCAATGTATTGTAATATTTAACCAATCAGCATcacacatgcaaattagtattatACACCATTGTATAAGTGGATCTGAGATCAGATaacttgtgtacatgtaaagtctaggcattttttgtgtttacatttgGCATTTTGCCTGTCTGTGtactttttaaagaattttttgaGTTACGTTATAAACTTGACGTCATTGGCAATGTAAGGACATACAGGAAAACTGCCAAGATATCATGGTTTTTCCAAAAATTAACTTGCGTAGGTAAGATTTACACCATCGTTAGATTTTATCTATTCAACAAAGGATTTTTTCAATCGGAATGATGCACACAAGCTTGCTCAGGGCAAAACAGAAGACACCATGTGcaatgaacacattttgatgaaatactgGGAAAAATGTAATAGATATTTTCCAATTATCTAATGGTACTTCCTGTCAATGTCCTAAGGAATCAGTTTTATTTCCACTGCCATATTACTGGTACCTGGTGGTAATGTTTTCTTTGGTCTTTTGTGTGGCTTCTATGGAAACAAAAACTAGCAGTGTGGTATTTTTGGAAGAAGTTATTGCATAATTagtataaatttgcatataattgaTATGCATATATTCGTATGCTTGCCTTTGACATGCACAAGTTTCCGGTAGATAACAATACTCATTTATGTAATGCATGTCTTCCATTGAGCTGAATCATGATTTGCAGGTgatttaaaaactaatcttttcctttgtaatatgAATGTCTTTACAAATAACCTGTGCAATAAtgaaaaattcaagaaaaagGTTCTTTTCTTAGTGATTTATTGATACCCATAACACCCTATTTTTGGGTCTCCCAactggatttttttttctaaacgTGACAGGGAATGGGACTGGTGAAATTATCCCATTCTCCGTTTTGAGTTATAGTGGGAATTGCATACATGGTGCAACTTTGTACaattatttgcaaaatttatcaGACTTCAAGTGACACTGAGGTTCACCGGGCTCACAGGGATCCTTATTGCTGTTTAACATTATCCTAGGGGTGTTTTTTTATCTATCTGTTTACCATGAAAGTCACCCACAGGCAAGCCCTGCTAATGTGCAGCTGGCagggaaggttatatctgattggtcaattttcactattcacagtaacttagggagtctattgtgtataattcaGTGATAActgtaagattcagccaaccaattggataacagcttccgagatgaTGCACATCAGCCCCAGGCAAGAAGCTTACCACAACAAGGAATATTGTGCAAATATTATGTCTTCATAACATTCAGCAGTTTGTTTCTTTTGACTGCTCATAACCCTCATGTCTGATAATCATACCTAAAGGAAGGTTTTTaataaagggccagtaatgctaacttttgttAATGTCaatcataatttcttgttctactctccccAAAGCCTGTTGatgtacacagtattcagcttgtcaactcagcctgtacatgtgtaaactgcattgttattgttgaaaagtgaattctggtccggactagaattcaaacgtaaacattttacacatatagaagCTGTGTTGACGAAGTTGGTGTTTctacatgctttggggagtaaaaCAGGAAATTgcaattgacaaacaaaatacaaataatcaaaaaaatcatcaaaagttagattTACTGGCCCTTTTAATCGACAATTTTTATAGAAATTCAGAACTGCTACATTTCCTGTTTTTCCATATTTTGTATTATCTCTTCTTTTGttgtaaatatttctttgatGATTTAATCTCAGGATTTTTTTAATTGATCTCAATTGCAAATAAATAATTGATGGTTGGTTGTTATGGTTACGGCtggtgttgtttttttctaattttgcaGAAGAGAGGTCACACACAAAGACTTGGATACTAAAATATTCTGCTCTTTGAGATTTGCATTGGTTGTTTTTGCAAGTTCCACAGACAGCGACGGAGATGTGTGAACATCTCTGCCCCCTAGAAAGTGTGGAAAGTGTGGAAGTATTTCCACTTGAGACATGGATGTGTGTAAGTTCCGTCCCTGGTTGTGGTGATGTGTGATGGTAGCCACCCCCACAGACAATTTTTTCTTAGAATTAACCACAGAGTTGTGGATGTTGTCAATTACTAGTACCACTGTTGAGTGTACATTTGAACTCGGAGACCCATCATTGCCAAGCTGCAGCTATTTACTCACTTGTGGGCTCAACGTCCACACAAAAGTACCGCACCTGTACACTCCGTTTGCTGCTTTTGCTACATAGGGTAGCTGATGGGTGTACATGCGCCACGGCGTACTATTTGGTAACAACTAATGCTATCACAGGGCTGTATACAGTAAGCCAGGCATAGTGGTTAGTAGAATAACTATACACTTGGAACCCTAAGATGTCTGTTCTGTGACTAGCTAGTTGTCAGAAGACAATTTGAAACCAGAAACTCTCAAAGTCTGCAGTTAGTTCTTTCACTAACTTGAGTTTGACCAAGTGCTGATCGTTTCGCAATTCTTCTGAGCATGCACATTACACTAGGGATTGTCCAAAATATGTTTTGGTGTGAACTTACTTCTATCCCCTCTCAACTgaccatatttttttacaaaacccGCTGCGATCTGCTCAGATGATGAAGAACATCTAATACCAGTAATTACACACCAGAGAATAGCTTGGCAAAGACGTCACATGTTGTAAGAACAGGTactctgcaatttttttaattttgcctGTTACACAAGGTGTGACACGTTTGACTGTGAAAACTTCGTTGGCATGAAGCAACTTGTTTGGTTAATTTGTGGTCAGAAGTCCCCCACTGTCAGGTGTGAGTCACAGGCGTGAATCGTTGAAGGTTTTGTATGCAGTCACTGATTTGAGAGGTTTGGAGGTAATGTTTCACGTTGGTTGGAGGTGGGGTGTTTGGTAATGTCAGACCGGCAACATCTCATGTTGGTTGGAGGTGGGATGTTTGGTAATGCCAAACCGGCAACATACCGGTATCATGTTGGTTGAAGGTTGGGTGTTTCGTAATGTCAGACCGGCAACATCTCATGTGGTTTTTGGAGGTGGGGTGTTTGGTAATGCCAAACCGGCAACATGTCACATTGATTGGAGGTGGCGTGTTTCATAATGTGTGACCATATCAACAGCTGATTCAGAAGTAGGAAAAACTGGCAGAAACAGAGACTTTATtcatttgtgaacaaaa is a window from the Ptychodera flava strain L36383 chromosome 11, AS_Pfla_20210202, whole genome shotgun sequence genome containing:
- the LOC139143433 gene encoding LETM1 domain-containing protein 1-like produces the protein MALSRLDGRAGVLIFRSQIFYRSVSVARPVSRYRLPRQCVLCSHYCNDAKKAESQSGLSAWFSRQYEKYETVYMNALKRFPFLHKVTTVFVKGTKQLYRDCKEGMRIRKMVRSGTPYPELTWREMYAVRMMIRDLRTVMPTLVLLSLPIPFWFYVALPVLYLFPRHLLSHQFYQPEQRIPFAHLNHYRKAKQYDSILRYLETKMSGVHDPSTADGARAITDKLKSGVPICPEDLIEIKQLFVGRFSLRFLPRHQLKRMCRVFTMWPYLQPANFLRKRLNVCIGQLHFMDTAIQKEGVETLTVEELQKVCYERGLDSAEADKEQLSKWLTDWIRISTEISAAENSLLLYSAVLLSVNHPTHQHHKKYLRQ